A window from Primulina eburnea isolate SZY01 chromosome 2, ASM2296580v1, whole genome shotgun sequence encodes these proteins:
- the LOC140824822 gene encoding mitochondrial pyruvate carrier 4-like — translation MNAKKLVESIWNHPAGPRTIHFWAPTFKWAISATNIFNFSMPPDSISYPQQTAFVVAGFIGARYCTVITPKNWNLFSNNFALGCTGIYQLARKATHDHS, via the coding sequence ATGAATGCGAAGAAGTTAGTCGAGAGCATATGGAACCATCCCGCGGGGCCAAGAACCATCCATTTCTGGGCACCGACGTTCAAGTGGGCCATCAGCGCGACCAATATTTTCAATTTCTCGATGCCGCCGGACTCGATCTCGTATCCTCAGCAGACGGCATTCGTGGTCGCGGGGTTCATCGGCGCCCGTTACTGCACGGTTATCACGCCCAAGAATTGGAATCTTTTCAGCAATAATTTTGCTTTGGGTTGCACAGGTATTTATCAGCTGGCGAGAAAAGCCACGCATGACCACTCCTGA
- the LOC140823714 gene encoding F-box/kelch-repeat protein SKIP6-like translates to MTGPSAAASPLCPSSQLIPNLPDDISVQILARVPRSHHPYISLVSKSWLSTIKSPELFRTRSLLRVSECSLYLNLRFDSSFHWYCEQTLQSKRSLVPLPQIPQSRIGPSTSVLGHKIYMIGGSINDIPSNDMWVFDCRFNKWESGPKMRVSREFSAAENWGGKIYVIGGCVVDNWARSINWAEVFDPESGSWAAVPSAIEVRDKWMHASAMIGNKLYAMADRGGVVFDVGYGEWGNVPKRLDMGWRGRAAVVGNVLYCYDYLGKIQGYDVEMDAWKELRGVEKGLPNFLCNSTMVNLDGKLCVVWEGKGSGKEVDIMCAEIEVKKDSDGSLGGKILRLDVILVVPKGASIAHCLAVEL, encoded by the coding sequence ATGACAGGTCCATCCGCCGCCGCATCCCCCCTGTGTCCTTCATCACAACTCATCCCGAACCTGCCAGATGATATCTCCGTCCAAATACTGGCCAGAGTTCCCCGTTCCCATCATCCGTACATCTCTCTAGTCTCAAAATCATGGCTGTCTACCATAAAGTCCCCTGAGCTCTTCCGCACTCGATCCCTCCTCCGCGTCTCCGAATGCTCTCTATACCTCAATCTCCGCTTCGATTCTTCCTTCCACTGGTACTGTGAACAAACCCTTCAATCCAAACGATCGCTGGTACCCCTCCCCCAAATTCCTCAGAGCCGCATCGGGCCTTCGACTTCAGTGCTTGGCCACAAAATTTACATGATAGGCGGTTCTATCAATGACATCCCATCGAATGATATGTGGGTCTTTGATTGTAGGTTTAATAAGTGGGAAAGCGGGCCGAAAATGCGGGTGTCCCGGGAGTTTTCCGCCGCGGAAAATTGGGGCGGGAAAATCTATGTCATAGGTGGGTGTGTGGTGGATAATTGGGCTCGTTCCATCAACTGGGCCGAGGTTTTTGACCCCGAAAGCGGTTCTTGGGCAGCGGTTCCGAGTGCCATTGAGGTGAGGGACAAGTGGATGCACGCTAGTGCCATGATAGGGAATAAGCTATACGCAATGGCCGATAGGGGAGGCGTGGTTTTCGACGTGGGCTATGGGGAATGGGGCAATGTGCCTAAAAGGTTGGACATGGGTTGGAGGGGTCGGGCTGCGGTGGTTGGTAATGTGTTGTATTGTTATGATTACTTGGGGAAGATTCAGGGGTATGATGTGGAGATGGATGCTTGGAAGGAGTTGAGAGGGGTAGAGAAAGGATTGCCGAATTTCTTGTGTAACTCGACAATGGTGAATTTGGATGGTAAGTTGTGTGTGGTGTGGGAAGGGAAGGGAAGTGGGAAAGAGGTGGATATTATGTGTGCTGAGATCGAGGTCAAGAAAGACAGTGATGGAAGTTTGGGTGGGAAGATTTTGAGGTTGGATGTGATTCTTGTGGTTCCGAAAGGGGCTTCGATTGCTCATTGCTTGGCGGTTGAACTTTGA
- the LOC140823716 gene encoding shikimate kinase, chloroplastic-like: MEAKFSQSLQLPARINSEKIARKSSNSLQFLRRNGELKSYLAPGSINLLARKVRTQGPMVLKVLCSSGNVPASVLESGSLPSFDESIILQNKSEGIEPYLNGRCIYLVGMMGSGKTTVGKVLSEGLGYSFCDCDTLIEQAAGGNTVAEIFKIYGESFFRDTETEALQKLSSMHQLVVSTGGGAVIRPINWRYMQKGISVWLDVPLDALARRITAVGTDSRPLLDQESGDPYSKTMKRLSTLFKERGEAYANADVRVCLENIAAKLGLMDVCNLTPSVIAIEVLSQIETFLKKRKKVI, encoded by the exons ATGGAGGCAAAATTTTCCCAAAGCTTACAATTGCCGGCAAGGATAAACTCTGAAAAGATTGCAAGGAAATCAAGTAATTCTTTACAGTTTTTGCGGAGAAATGGGGAACTAAAGTCGTATCTGGCTCCTGGTTCTATTAATCTGCTGGCTAGAAAAGTAAGAACTCAGGGCCCAATGGTGCTAAAGGTTTTGTGCTCCTCTGGAAATGTTCCAG CTTCAGTACTAGAGTCTGGAAGCCTTCCTTCATTTGATGAATCTATAATTTTACAG AATAAATCTGAAGGAATTGAACCATATCTAAATGGACGTTGTATATATCTTGTTG GGATGATGGGGTCTGGGAAAACAACAGTGGGCAAGGTTTTGTCAGAAGGTCTTGGATATTCTTTTTGCGACTG TGACACGTTAATAGAACAAGCTGCTGGTGGAAACACAGTGGCTGAAATATTCAAGATATATGGTGAGAGCTTCTTCAGAGATACTGAG ACAGAGGCATTGCAGAAACTGTCTTCGATGCATCAATTAGTTGTTTCTACCGGTGGGGGTGCAGTGATCCGACCAATCAATTG GAGATACATGCAAAAGGGCATCAGTGTTTGGCTAGACGTACCTTTGGATGCCTTAGCACGTAGAATTACTGCTGTAGGTACTGATTCTCGACCCCTGTTGGACCAAGAATCTGGTGATCCTTATTCCAAG ACCATGAAGCGATTATCTACACTTTTCAAAGAGAGGGGTGAAGCATACGCCAATGCTGATGTCCGTGTCTGCTTAGAAA ATATTGCTGCGAAACTCGGATTAATGGATGTATGCAATCTCACACCTAGCGTAATTGCGATTGAG GTGCTTTCACAAATCGAAACCTTCttgaagaaaaggaaaaaagttATTTGA
- the LOC140823717 gene encoding developmentally-regulated G-protein 3 translates to MATIMQKIKDIEDEMARTQKNKATAHHLGLLKAKLAKLRRELITPSSKGGGGAGEGFDVTKSGDARVGLVGFPSVGKSTLLNKLTGTFSEVASYEFTTLTCIPGVIVYRGAKIQLLDLPGIIEGAKDGKGRGRQVISTARTCNCILIVLDAIKPITHKRLIEKELEGFGIRLNKEPPNLTFRKKDKGGINLTSTVTNTHLDLETVKAICSEYRIHNADINLRYDATADDLIDVIEGSRVYMPCIYVVNKIDQITLEELEILDKLPHYCPVSAHLEWNLDGLLDKVWEYLSLTRIYTKPKGMNPDYEDPVILSSKKKTVEDFCNRIHKDMLKQFKYALVWGSSVKHKPQRVGKEHELEDEDVVQIIKKL, encoded by the exons ATGGCCACTATCATGCAGAAGATTAAAGACATCGAAGATGAG ATGGCAAGGACTCAGAAGAACAAAGCAACCGCCCATCACCTGGGCTTACTGAAG GCAAAACTCGCAAAACTTCGGAGGGAACTAATTACGCCTTCATCAAAAGGGGGTGGTGGTGCTGGAGAAGGTTTTGATGTTACAAAAAGTGGTGATGCTAGAGTTGGACTTGTGGGTTTCCCTTCAGTTGGGAAGTCCACACTTTTAAACAAACTAACAGGCACTTTTTCAGAG GTTGCTTCATACGAGTTTACTACTTTAACCTGCATTCCTGGTGTCATTGTGTATCGAGGAGCCAAAATTCAG TTATTGGATCTTCCTGGTATCATTGAGGGTGCTAAAGATGGCAAGGGGAGAGGTAGGCAG GTCATCAGTACTGCTAGGACGTGTAACTGTATCCTGATTGTTCTGGATGCAATAAAGCCAATTACACATAAACGACTTATAGAGAAAGAGCTCGAGGGATTTGGTATAAG GTTAAACAAGGAACCACCAAATTTGACATTCCGCAAGAAAGATAAGGGTGGAATCAATCTTACGTCTACAGTTACCAACACACATCTGGACCTTGAAACTGTGAAGGCAATATGCAGTGAATACAGAATACACAATGCTGATATCAATCTTAGGTATGATGCGACAGCTGATGATCTTATAGATGTCATTGAGGGAAGTAGGGTATATATGCCTTGCATTTATGTTGTCaacaagattgatcagattacaCTTGAAGAACTGGAGATTCTCGACAAACTTCCACATTATTGCCCTGTGAG TGCTCATTTGGAATGGAATCTTGATGGTCTCCTAGATAAAGTATGGGAGTATCTTAGCTTAACTCGCATATACACGAAGCCCAAAGGGATGAATCCGGACTATGAAGACCCTGTTATACTGTCATCGAAGAAAAAGACTGTTGAGGATTTCTGTAACAGAATCCACAAGGATATGCTTAAACAATTCAAGTA CGCACTGGTTTGGGGTTCAAGTGTAAAACACAAGCCCCAGAGGGTAGGCAAG GAGCACGAATTGGAAGATGAAGATGTAGTGCAGATAATCAAAAAATTGTGA